One segment of Triticum aestivum cultivar Chinese Spring chromosome 2A, IWGSC CS RefSeq v2.1, whole genome shotgun sequence DNA contains the following:
- the LOC123185675 gene encoding DNA mismatch repair protein MSH3-like, with protein sequence MEGGGAPEEGSREGFEVKVGVVAIEVSTGEVVHGDFMDGASRSGLEAVLLGLAPVEVILGTPLSFSTEKLMRAYAGPASNVRVECTSRDCFSGGGALAELMSLFEKSEVNSQTIENDKQMMEINEEDNNLRGMEGVMAMPELVAQAMALSVRYLKGFGMQRLICFGSSFRPFTANTEMSLSANALQQLEVLKNNSDGSIEGSLFQTMNNTCTAFGSRLFRHWLTHPLSDRNLICARHDAISEISESMGSRQDSVSIRQDEGDGCCAASARSDLSTILSSVLTMLGRSLDSQRGITRIFHCKATAKEFVGVIQSILTAGKQLRKLVLEDTDNMSSQHRIVHSSLLRRLISTASSSAVLANAVKLLSCLDKDAADQGDMINLFISSIDQFPEVAEGHVTVEMAKQKLDLLIVEYRKQLGMRSLEYKTVSGTAYLIELPVDRRVPTNWMKVNSTKKTIRYHTPEVLKNLDNLLLAKEELAVICRKTWHKFLVDFGKYYAQFQASVESLAALDCLYSLATLAKQNNYVQPNFVPENEASQIHIKDGRHPVLESLLGDNFVPNDTDLHADGQYCQIVTGPNMGGKSCYIRQVALITIMAQVGSFVPASSAILHVVDGIYTRMGASDSIQQGTSTFYEEMNEASNILQNCSSRSLVIIDELGRGTSTHDGVAIAYATLHYLLKNKKCIVIFVTHYPKILNIQSEFEGSVGAYHVSYLSTRKLLQISDEKMGISTETEDLGEITFLYKLVAGASDRSFGLNVALLAQLPLRCIQQASVMAAKLQEEMSKRDENKLLRLMDEPSRDGPWESSPEVGLLCAEPHQGLMEACRRILHDMRSAQSNNDVTNTLSCLKSAQEIASKMIKG encoded by the exons TTCATGGACGGCGCATCCAGGAGCGGGCTTGAGGCCGTGCTGCTTGGCCTGGCGCCCGTTGAGGTCATACTCGGCACCCCTCTCTCGTTCTCTACTGAAAAG CTGATGAGGGCATATGCGGGACCTGCCTCTAATGTCCGGGTTGAGTGCACTTCGCGTGATTGTTTCAGCGGGGGCGGCGCTTTAGCAGAACTGATGTCTTTGTTTGAGAAATCGGAGGTCAATTCACAAACCATCGAAAACGATAAACAGATGATGGAAATAAATGAAGAGGACAACAATCTTCGTGGGATGGAG GGTGTCATGGCTATGCCAGAGCTAGTTGCCCAAGCAATGGCATTGAGCGTTCGCTATTTGAAGGGTTTTGGTATGCAGAGGTTAATCTGCTTTGGTTCCTCGTTCCGGCCATTTACTGCTAATACTGAAATGTCTCTATCAGCAAACGCTCTTCAGCAGCTCGAG GTATTAAAGAACAACTCAGATGGTTCAATAGAAGGATCCCTGTTCCAAACTATGAACAACACATGTACAGCTTTTGGATCTAGGCTGTTTAGACACTGG TTGACTCACCCCTTATCTGATAGAAATCTAATATGTGCTCGTCACGATGCAATCTCTGAGATCTCTGAATCGATGGGATCACGGCAAGATTCAGTTAGCATTCGACAGGATGAAGGGGATGGGTGCTGCGCAGCTTCTGCGCGAAGTGATCTCAGCACCATTCTTTCATCTGTTTTAACAATGCTGGGAAGATCACTTGATTCTCAAAGAGGAATTACAAGAATTTTTCACTGCAAAGCCACAGCTAAAGAG TTTGTTGGGGTCATCCAGTCTATCTTGACGGCTGGAAAGCAACTGCGGAAGCTTGTTCTCGAGGATACTGATAACATGTCTTCTCAGCATAGAATTGTCCACTCTTCTTTGTTGAGAAGGCTCATAAGTACAGCTTCATCATCTGCTGTACTTGCTAATGCTGTGAAACTTCTGTCGTGTCTTGACAAAGATGCTGCTGATCAAGGAGATATGATAAACCTATTCATTTCATCTATTGACCAGTTCCCCGAG GTTGCAGAGGGTCATGTGACTgttgaaatggccaaacaaaaACTGGATTTATTAATTGTTGAATATCGGAAGCAGCTTGGCATGCGCAGCTTGGAGTACAAAACCGTATCTGGAACAGCTTACCTGATCGAA CTACCAGTAGATAGAAGGGTGCCTACAAATTGGATGAAAGTAAATAGCACCAAAAAAACTATTAGATACCACACTCCTGAAGTATTGAAGAACTTGGACAACTTATTACTGGCTAAAGAAGAACTAGCAGTTATCTGCAGGAAAACATGGCACAAATTCCTTGTGGATTTCGGCAAATATTATGCGCAGTTTCAAGCATCTGTCGAATCTCTTGCAGCTCTTGACTGCTTATACTCTCTTGCCACTCTTGCAAAACAAAAT AATTATGTACAACCTAACTTTGTTCCTGAAAATGAAGCAAGTCAGATCCACATCAAAGATGGTCGCCATCCG GTTCTGGAGTCTCTACTTGGAGACAATTTTGTTCCAAATGATACAGACCTTCATGCAGATGGGCAGTACTGCCAGATTGTTACAGGACCAAACATGGGAGGAAAAAGTTGCTATATTCGCCAAGTTGCACTAATTACCATTATGGCCCAG GTTGGTTCCTTTGTACCAGCTTCATCAGCAATACTTCATGTTGTTGATGGAATTTATACTCGGATGGGTGCATCTGACAGTATTCAACAAGGAACAAGTACCTTTTATGAAGAGATGAATGAAGCTTCCAACATATTACAGAACTGCTCATCTCGATCCCTAGTTATCATTGATGAGCTTGGTCGTGGAACAAGCACACACGATGGTGTTGCTATAGCCTATGCTACATTACACTATCTCCTGAAAAACAAGAAATGTATTGTCATTTTTGTAACTCACTATCCAAAGATTCTTAATATCCAGAGTGAATTTGAAGGTTCCGTTGGGGCATACCATGTTTCATATCTGTCGACAAGGAAGCTGTTGCAAATTAGTGATGAAAAGATGGGTATTAGCACAGAAACAGAGGATCTTGGAGAAATTACTTTCTTGTATAAACTTGTTGCTGGAGCTTCAGACAGAAGCTTTGGTCTTAATGTCGCATTGCTTGCGCAG CTCCCGTTGAGATGTATTCAGCAGGCATCGGTCATGGCAGCCAAACTGCAAGAAGAGATGAGTAAGCGTGATGAAAACAAGCTGCTGAGGTTAATGGACGAACCATCCAGGGATGGACCATGGGAAAGCTCTCCGGAAGTTGGTTTGCTTTGTGCAGAGCCTCACCAGGGGTTGATGGAAGCATGCCGCAGGATACTGCATGACATGAGATCTGCTCAAAGTAATAACGACGTAACAAATACACTTTCTTGTTTGAAGAGTGCACAGGAGATCGCATCGAAGATGATTAAAGGGTAG